A genomic window from Gemmatimonadaceae bacterium includes:
- a CDS encoding SDR family oxidoreductase produces MSVPAMFSLKGKRAVVTGGSRGIGGACSELLAECGADVCLGYRSRAADARAMVTKLTGLGVRSVAHSSDLGTAAGADSLIAAAVSAFGGVDIVIHSAGIWPVEDVPVQEMSDERWHRTMRENLDAMFFVSRAAARVLGDGGRIVHISSTAGQRGEAGHADYAATKGAMISFVKSQAIELARRGMTVNCVAPGWVDTEMCAVPYADGGKARIEAGIPNGRVASPTDVAWAAVALCAPGARHLVGEIVNVNGGAVLCG; encoded by the coding sequence ATGAGCGTGCCGGCGATGTTCTCGCTGAAGGGCAAGCGGGCGGTGGTGACGGGCGGCTCGCGGGGGATTGGCGGGGCCTGTTCCGAGCTGCTGGCCGAGTGTGGGGCGGACGTGTGCTTGGGTTACCGGTCGCGGGCGGCAGACGCCCGAGCGATGGTGACAAAGCTCACTGGCCTCGGGGTGCGATCGGTGGCACATTCTAGCGACTTGGGGACGGCCGCAGGCGCGGATTCGCTCATCGCCGCGGCCGTCTCGGCGTTTGGCGGGGTGGACATCGTGATCCACTCGGCGGGGATCTGGCCGGTGGAGGACGTTCCGGTGCAGGAGATGAGCGACGAGCGCTGGCATCGGACGATGCGGGAGAACCTGGATGCGATGTTCTTCGTTTCGAGAGCGGCTGCGCGCGTGTTGGGGGATGGCGGGCGGATCGTGCACATCTCGAGTACGGCGGGGCAGCGTGGGGAAGCGGGACACGCGGACTATGCGGCGACGAAGGGGGCGATGATTTCGTTCGTCAAGTCGCAAGCGATTGAGCTGGCGCGGCGTGGGATGACGGTGAACTGCGTGGCGCCGGGGTGGGTGGATACGGAGATGTGTGCGGTGCCGTATGCGGATGGTGGGAAGGCCCGCATTGAAGCGGGGATTCCGAATGGTCGAGTGGCGAGTCCGACAGATGTGGCGTGGGCGGCGGTGGCGTTGTGTGCGCCGGGGGCGCGGCATCTGGTCGGTGAAATCGTGAACGTCAATGGTGGGGCGGTGCTCTGTGGATAG
- a CDS encoding SLBB domain-containing protein, whose protein sequence is MKLNRILTVCVAALLTVLPLRSYGQAPTGEQIRSRIQASGLTPDQIRDRLASAGYSRTLLDGYLGSVGGAAPAPSQDILDALSKLSPEAVRAQGVTDVPVESGLESRPRPRDDGVVDGVKIFGLDVFRARSSQFQPLLAGPVPDSYRLGAGDLMVLVVSGDVELVHNLEVTRDGFVLIPQVGQIYVSSMTMAQVKQTLRTRLGAAYSGIRTGSTQFDLTLARLRTNQVFVIGEVVQPGAYQLASVATVLNALYAAGGPTERGSMRQVRVERQGRTIAVFDLYDYLLRGDTKSDLMLEMGDVVFVPVHGVRAALQGAVIRPAIYELASEQTLTDLVDAAGGFSPEAALRRISISRILPADRRVPGAPDRVILDVPVEQVAGGRAPAVPIAPGDEVHVFEVSTSRRAIVELKGAVYQPGTFGWRPGLRISEVVKLAGGVKPAVLADMAHIERLNQADSTRYLIRIGVPADSTQPWPNDVVLEEYDVVTIFGRENLRQNRTVHISGLVDAPGTFEYTEGMTVRDLILMAGGLLDGALLDTVEVARLPLNRNSGQLARIYRFPLDSTYLFEPKGTSFRFLPGPPARAAGATEIVLEPFDRVTVFRQPEFELQRTVLVEGEVVFPGTFSLLSKTERLSSVIRRAGGLSPTAYARGAQLVRAAEDAGAVDLNLEAALREPGGRSDPILKPGDVVRVPEYNVVVKVRGGVIDPVSVQFRPGARLSYYIRVAGGYSRSADRSRVSIRYANGSADVRRRQLLLFRVDPEVQPGALITVGVKPDAEPLNTTAFLASLAQILASTATIIVIMNR, encoded by the coding sequence ATGAAGCTGAATCGGATTCTCACGGTGTGCGTGGCGGCGCTACTAACCGTACTGCCGTTGCGCTCTTACGGACAGGCGCCGACTGGTGAGCAGATTCGCTCGCGGATTCAGGCGTCTGGTTTGACGCCCGATCAGATTCGAGATCGACTTGCGAGTGCCGGATACTCGCGCACGCTACTCGACGGCTACCTAGGGTCTGTCGGCGGTGCCGCGCCAGCGCCCTCACAGGACATATTGGACGCGCTCTCGAAGCTCAGCCCTGAGGCAGTACGAGCCCAAGGCGTGACTGACGTGCCAGTCGAAAGCGGACTAGAGTCACGACCCAGGCCGCGCGACGACGGGGTGGTCGATGGGGTCAAGATCTTCGGTCTTGACGTGTTTCGTGCACGTTCGTCTCAGTTTCAACCGCTCTTAGCAGGCCCGGTTCCCGATTCTTACCGTCTCGGTGCCGGTGACCTGATGGTTCTTGTGGTCTCGGGGGACGTCGAACTCGTGCACAATCTCGAGGTGACTCGAGACGGCTTCGTCCTCATTCCTCAGGTTGGGCAGATCTACGTATCAAGTATGACGATGGCACAGGTCAAGCAGACGCTCAGGACACGTCTTGGAGCTGCTTACTCTGGCATTCGCACCGGGAGCACGCAGTTCGACCTGACGCTTGCGCGGCTCCGCACCAACCAAGTCTTTGTCATCGGAGAAGTCGTTCAGCCTGGCGCGTATCAGCTGGCCTCTGTAGCCACCGTCCTAAACGCCCTTTACGCGGCTGGTGGTCCCACCGAACGCGGCAGTATGCGTCAGGTGCGGGTTGAGCGGCAGGGCCGCACTATCGCGGTGTTTGATCTGTATGATTACCTGTTGCGCGGCGACACCAAGTCAGATCTCATGCTTGAGATGGGGGATGTGGTATTTGTGCCCGTCCACGGCGTCCGAGCGGCGCTTCAAGGCGCCGTCATCCGCCCGGCGATCTATGAACTCGCCAGTGAGCAGACTCTCACCGACTTGGTTGACGCAGCGGGCGGATTCTCACCGGAGGCCGCACTCCGAAGGATTTCAATTTCGCGAATTTTGCCGGCGGACCGGCGCGTACCTGGAGCACCTGATCGTGTCATTCTTGATGTTCCCGTTGAGCAGGTAGCCGGCGGGCGCGCGCCGGCTGTTCCGATTGCACCGGGAGACGAAGTCCACGTCTTCGAAGTTTCTACAAGCCGTCGGGCTATCGTGGAGTTGAAGGGGGCGGTGTATCAACCCGGCACGTTTGGATGGCGGCCCGGTCTCCGGATTAGTGAAGTCGTAAAGCTCGCGGGGGGAGTGAAGCCGGCCGTCCTCGCAGACATGGCGCACATAGAGCGACTCAATCAGGCGGACTCAACGCGCTACTTGATCCGCATTGGCGTGCCTGCCGACTCAACTCAGCCATGGCCCAATGATGTCGTGCTCGAAGAGTATGATGTCGTGACCATCTTTGGCCGGGAAAATCTGCGTCAGAATCGAACCGTCCATATAAGCGGCCTCGTTGACGCTCCGGGTACGTTCGAGTACACCGAGGGGATGACAGTTCGCGACTTAATATTGATGGCCGGTGGCCTGCTGGATGGCGCGTTGCTCGACACAGTTGAAGTTGCACGTCTCCCTCTCAACCGCAATAGTGGTCAGCTCGCGCGCATTTATCGGTTTCCGTTGGATTCGACGTATCTGTTTGAGCCGAAGGGCACAAGTTTTCGATTCCTTCCGGGGCCACCGGCGCGCGCTGCTGGTGCGACCGAAATCGTGCTCGAACCGTTTGACCGCGTGACGGTATTTCGGCAGCCTGAGTTTGAGTTGCAGCGCACCGTGCTGGTCGAAGGCGAAGTGGTTTTTCCTGGGACGTTCTCGCTTCTCAGCAAGACTGAGCGGCTGAGTTCGGTCATTCGGCGCGCCGGTGGGTTGTCACCTACCGCGTATGCGCGCGGTGCGCAGCTTGTGCGCGCCGCAGAGGACGCGGGAGCAGTGGACTTGAATCTCGAGGCTGCTCTCAGGGAGCCAGGTGGCCGGAGCGACCCGATCCTGAAGCCGGGCGATGTTGTCCGAGTCCCGGAATACAACGTTGTCGTGAAGGTTCGAGGCGGAGTCATCGATCCCGTTTCGGTGCAGTTCCGTCCCGGCGCCCGACTCAGCTACTACATCCGCGTGGCGGGGGGATACTCTCGGAGTGCTGACCGGTCAAGGGTGAGCATTCGCTATGCCAATGGTTCAGCAGACGTCAGGCGCAGGCAGTTGCTGCTGTTCCGAGTGGATCCGGAGGTGCAGCCAGGCGCTCTGATTACTGTCGGCGTGAAGCCGGACGCGGAGCCGTTGAACACAACCGCGTTCCTTGCGTCTCTAGCGCAGATTCTTGCTAGCACGGCGACGATCATTGTCATCATGAACCGATGA
- a CDS encoding glycosyltransferase produces MIELSLALGSIGWISYCVFIYPIIVSIAGRMRPVEVRADSLYMPKVTLIVTARNEEASVLQKLRNALASEYPADRLRVLLVSDGSTDRTVELANELKSLNGERLDILPFAGSRGKTAALMDGIERVRHSSDVIVISDANSIFAPDAVARLVANFADERVGCVAGELRYQSKTGEKAYRGVENKLREMESRIGVSVGAEGAIYAVRAADVPTIRGDLIDDFTIPLLIQSRGRLVAYESLAVANEEFFLDWRQQYARRRRIVNRCIRSSVVVPGLYNPFRTPLASFAFISHRLMRWTIAVPLLTLLVVAALQVTSAYPWNLIAVTPAMFAGWVALGTLLRDQSGVPRVLSMGLFGTLAVTAMAHGVFSAVRGERVVQWKPQRS; encoded by the coding sequence ATGATCGAACTGTCGCTTGCGCTAGGTTCGATTGGCTGGATTTCATACTGCGTTTTCATCTATCCGATCATCGTCTCCATAGCTGGTCGGATGCGGCCGGTTGAGGTGCGCGCAGATTCGTTGTACATGCCGAAGGTCACTTTGATCGTGACCGCGCGGAACGAAGAAGCATCGGTTCTTCAGAAGCTCCGAAACGCGCTGGCTAGCGAGTATCCGGCGGATCGACTTCGCGTGCTACTAGTCTCGGACGGTTCCACGGACAGGACGGTTGAGCTCGCGAACGAGCTGAAATCTCTGAACGGCGAGAGGCTCGACATCTTGCCGTTCGCTGGCAGCCGAGGCAAGACCGCCGCGCTCATGGACGGTATCGAGCGCGTGCGACACTCATCCGACGTCATCGTGATTTCAGATGCGAACAGCATTTTCGCGCCGGATGCCGTGGCACGTTTGGTGGCGAACTTTGCCGATGAGCGCGTTGGCTGTGTGGCAGGCGAGCTAAGATACCAATCCAAGACCGGCGAGAAAGCTTATCGCGGTGTCGAGAACAAGCTGCGAGAGATGGAGAGTCGCATCGGAGTGTCGGTAGGTGCGGAAGGCGCGATCTACGCAGTCCGAGCAGCGGACGTTCCCACGATTCGAGGCGACTTGATTGACGACTTCACGATTCCATTGCTGATCCAGTCGCGCGGGAGACTGGTCGCATACGAGTCGTTGGCTGTGGCGAACGAGGAGTTCTTCCTCGATTGGCGGCAGCAGTACGCTCGAAGGAGGCGAATCGTGAATCGGTGCATTCGCTCCTCAGTTGTCGTTCCAGGGTTGTACAATCCATTTCGCACCCCCTTGGCGAGCTTCGCGTTCATATCGCATCGGCTAATGCGTTGGACAATCGCTGTGCCGTTGCTAACGTTGCTAGTCGTGGCCGCGTTGCAGGTTACCTCCGCATATCCATGGAATCTGATTGCCGTAACCCCAGCAATGTTCGCTGGATGGGTCGCATTAGGTACTCTCCTGCGCGATCAGAGTGGCGTCCCACGGGTGCTGAGCATGGGACTCTTCGGCACACTCGCAGTCACAGCAATGGCGCACGGGGTGTTCAGTGCCGTGCGGGGCGAGCGTGTAGTGCAGTGGAAACCACAACGGAGCTAA
- a CDS encoding Gfo/Idh/MocA family oxidoreductase, producing MRSLIQSTQYGGSGIVKLAFVGCGYVFDIYMRTLRAHPELEVCGVFDIDANRLRAVCDYYGLRSYSSYEELLQDSNVAVVVNLTNISSHFAVSRQALLAGKHVYSEKPVTTSVEETRELFAIEKVTGAKLYSAPCNLYSDTVRTIFNAVEQGEIGKPLLVYAELDDNPIHLMDFESVRSPSGASWPLREEILAGCTFEHVGYHVSWICALLGPAVSVVAYSNELIDDKTKSLPGKVGTPDFSVACLTFANGASARITCSVVAPRDHRMRVIGEKGELSSDSYRRYQADVYLEKYTKRSLTARKFRSLRERPALGRLFGIGGSRLPLVRHWKSHAVESNYSRRAGFVQRAADWVRRREAYAQDKMLGIAEMVRELSTGAERYLTSGFIMHVNELTLLISRAGTRGTAAAPTTTFQPIGPIPGSIVR from the coding sequence GTGCGGTCATTGATCCAAAGCACCCAGTATGGGGGAAGTGGTATCGTGAAGCTTGCATTTGTTGGTTGCGGATACGTCTTCGATATCTATATGCGTACATTGCGCGCGCACCCAGAACTCGAGGTGTGTGGCGTGTTCGACATCGATGCGAATCGTCTTCGTGCTGTCTGCGATTACTACGGGCTGAGGTCGTATAGCTCGTATGAAGAGCTGCTACAGGATTCTAACGTCGCTGTTGTTGTCAATCTAACGAACATCTCGTCTCACTTTGCGGTCTCTCGTCAGGCGCTCTTGGCCGGTAAGCATGTCTACTCGGAGAAGCCGGTGACGACGAGTGTGGAGGAGACGCGCGAGCTATTTGCAATCGAGAAGGTGACAGGAGCAAAGCTGTATTCCGCTCCCTGCAATCTGTACAGCGATACGGTGCGAACAATCTTTAACGCCGTTGAGCAGGGGGAGATTGGGAAGCCACTGCTTGTGTACGCGGAGCTGGATGACAATCCGATTCATCTGATGGACTTTGAGAGCGTTAGGAGCCCGTCGGGAGCGTCGTGGCCGCTTCGCGAAGAGATCCTTGCTGGATGCACATTTGAGCACGTGGGCTATCACGTGTCGTGGATTTGCGCTCTGTTAGGTCCGGCTGTTTCCGTTGTCGCGTACTCAAACGAGTTGATTGACGACAAGACCAAGTCGCTCCCTGGTAAGGTAGGGACTCCGGACTTCTCGGTCGCGTGTCTTACGTTCGCGAACGGCGCCTCCGCACGCATCACATGCAGTGTGGTGGCTCCTCGCGATCACAGGATGCGTGTAATCGGCGAGAAGGGAGAGCTCTCATCTGACAGTTATCGGCGCTATCAGGCCGACGTGTACTTGGAGAAGTACACAAAGCGCAGTCTAACTGCGCGCAAGTTTCGCTCTCTGCGGGAACGGCCGGCTTTGGGGCGCCTGTTCGGAATTGGCGGGTCACGGCTCCCGCTAGTGCGGCATTGGAAGTCGCATGCCGTTGAGAGCAACTATTCGCGTCGGGCGGGTTTCGTTCAGCGCGCCGCGGATTGGGTACGGCGCCGCGAAGCCTACGCGCAGGACAAGATGCTTGGCATCGCGGAGATGGTGCGTGAACTGTCTACGGGTGCTGAACGCTATCTGACTTCAGGTTTCATCATGCACGTTAATGAGCTGACGTTGCTGATAAGTCGCGCAGGCACTCGCGGTACTGCAGCGGCTCCGACGACGACATTTCAGCCGATTGGACCTATTCCGGGATCTATCGTGCGGTGA
- a CDS encoding aldo/keto reductase, which produces MLKYTVVDDLRLSSLGLGCSKFGSVRGASPAEVELVVRRALDLGVTVFDTASSYGQGDSERMLGRLLRGRNDVSVMTKVGKLVPLSARVLRPVKPLMRMAVRRSSTADSLAVTARGDALPTSFDAGHLNRALAGSLRRLGLSRPPVVMLHSVPTEVLVRGEAVSVLAKAAERGDVGIVGVSVDTPDAADAALRDSRVRIVQAPLFGSVDAFMSWCARAKAAGKVVVAREVLHGIGGVPGPARAAFLRSAVQGVLRSGGADVCLVGTSKQQHLAEAVGAVV; this is translated from the coding sequence GTGCTTAAGTACACAGTCGTCGACGACCTGCGGCTCTCGTCGCTCGGACTCGGATGTTCGAAGTTTGGCTCCGTTCGTGGTGCCTCGCCAGCTGAAGTCGAACTCGTGGTCCGACGGGCACTGGACCTCGGAGTGACGGTCTTCGATACCGCATCGAGCTATGGCCAGGGAGATTCTGAGCGAATGCTTGGTCGTTTGCTTCGCGGCAGAAACGATGTCAGTGTCATGACGAAGGTCGGGAAGCTGGTGCCCCTCTCCGCAAGAGTGCTGCGGCCAGTAAAACCACTGATGCGGATGGCGGTCCGTCGGTCCTCGACTGCGGATTCTCTCGCAGTGACAGCGCGCGGGGACGCACTGCCGACATCCTTTGATGCTGGGCATTTGAATCGCGCGCTGGCGGGGTCGCTCCGGCGTCTCGGTCTATCGCGGCCTCCTGTCGTGATGCTCCACAGCGTTCCGACGGAAGTACTCGTGCGTGGGGAAGCCGTATCCGTTCTCGCCAAGGCTGCGGAACGAGGGGACGTTGGCATTGTTGGCGTCTCTGTCGATACTCCGGACGCCGCTGACGCGGCGCTCCGTGATTCGCGGGTGAGGATCGTGCAGGCACCGCTCTTCGGATCCGTTGATGCATTCATGAGCTGGTGTGCGAGGGCAAAGGCTGCTGGCAAGGTGGTTGTCGCGCGAGAGGTGTTGCACGGTATTGGCGGTGTTCCGGGTCCTGCGCGCGCCGCGTTCCTTAGAAGCGCCGTTCAGGGTGTGCTCCGCAGTGGCGGTGCAGACGTCTGCCTAGTGGGTACCTCCAAGCAGCAGCATCTTGCTGAGGCAGTTGGTGCAGTCGTCTAG
- a CDS encoding heparinase II/III family protein — translation MVLRRLLILGRAAARLSARMWAYQVKRALRNRLCRIAPTIYARHIARVALQKVPPLSRLQPSELAASVADFYLDEYAADVAYSAAGRITLFGRTVDFGDVSRIDWHQTIPDETDLHLWRMKLAHMGFLAPMIASGSPEYHWAVQRAIESFRLHSRFDEPGCFSSYWFPYSVSHRVLAVLSSLVVGISRHPLSADLVRQLAEFLRWNAAFVLANIEHELNNNHVERNLAALCFYFEFSDRPGAGLCAQVDAEVRRIMRDTILPDGTQIERSSMYQGLSVMALKIFANATVLREETRATASALYAKASRSWQTMSHPDGEIALFNDSWCGEVPSPVRILRARPLRQCELLPDAGYVRLDYGPYFALFDAGPIGPSWNPAHGHADFLSVELDVLGIRFVVDPGTYQYSTGARRTRERAAQSHNGPCWQGVEPVEYWGCFKVGRQAIAELGKVECSERDARASGALELQEGLVRRELRVSAEGIRVADSWRRRSAGAQLSVTIQGEWLLQHWTPRSASFSRDGVQVRLDVAAGALVDAREGDWACRYLESRPATVLIIAPEYSGAEDASATWSVCVENAAVV, via the coding sequence ATGGTGCTGCGAAGACTGCTCATTCTAGGAAGAGCTGCGGCGCGGCTCTCTGCGCGCATGTGGGCCTATCAGGTGAAGCGCGCTCTGCGCAATCGACTGTGCCGGATTGCGCCTACGATCTATGCGCGCCACATCGCTAGGGTCGCGCTTCAGAAAGTTCCGCCACTCAGTCGATTGCAGCCGTCAGAGCTCGCAGCGTCAGTCGCGGACTTCTATTTGGATGAGTATGCAGCCGATGTCGCTTACAGTGCTGCGGGGCGCATCACACTATTTGGTCGTACGGTAGACTTCGGAGACGTTTCAAGGATTGACTGGCACCAGACGATTCCCGATGAAACTGACCTGCACTTGTGGCGCATGAAGTTGGCGCATATGGGATTTCTGGCGCCAATGATCGCGTCAGGAAGCCCGGAATATCACTGGGCTGTGCAGCGGGCCATCGAATCGTTTCGGCTCCACTCACGGTTTGATGAGCCAGGCTGTTTTTCATCCTACTGGTTTCCATACAGTGTCTCACATCGGGTGCTCGCGGTTCTAAGTAGTCTGGTTGTCGGCATATCGCGGCATCCCTTGTCGGCAGATCTGGTGCGTCAGCTCGCGGAGTTCCTTCGCTGGAACGCAGCGTTTGTGCTCGCGAATATTGAGCACGAGTTGAACAACAACCACGTCGAGAGGAATCTCGCGGCCCTCTGCTTCTATTTCGAATTCTCAGATCGTCCTGGTGCGGGATTGTGCGCGCAGGTCGATGCGGAGGTGCGGCGTATCATGCGCGACACGATCTTGCCGGACGGGACGCAGATTGAGCGATCAAGTATGTACCAGGGCCTTTCGGTGATGGCTCTGAAGATATTCGCTAACGCGACGGTTCTCAGGGAAGAGACGAGAGCAACCGCGAGCGCTCTGTACGCAAAGGCCTCGAGGTCGTGGCAGACGATGTCTCACCCCGACGGTGAGATTGCGCTGTTCAACGATTCGTGGTGCGGCGAGGTGCCGAGTCCCGTGCGCATTCTGCGGGCGCGCCCGCTTCGTCAGTGTGAGCTGCTGCCGGATGCGGGATATGTACGCCTCGACTACGGCCCTTACTTTGCGCTATTCGACGCAGGTCCCATTGGCCCGAGCTGGAATCCAGCTCACGGGCACGCGGACTTCCTTTCTGTCGAGCTCGATGTTCTCGGCATCCGCTTCGTCGTGGACCCCGGTACGTACCAGTACTCGACGGGCGCGCGTCGTACGCGTGAAAGGGCAGCGCAGAGTCACAACGGACCTTGCTGGCAAGGCGTCGAGCCTGTCGAGTATTGGGGATGCTTCAAGGTGGGTCGGCAGGCAATCGCAGAACTCGGTAAGGTGGAGTGTTCCGAGCGAGATGCGCGGGCATCGGGAGCATTGGAGCTTCAAGAAGGTCTTGTGCGTCGGGAACTCCGCGTATCAGCGGAAGGTATCCGAGTTGCCGACTCGTGGCGCCGGCGATCTGCGGGTGCGCAACTGAGCGTGACGATCCAAGGTGAGTGGCTGCTTCAGCACTGGACGCCGCGATCTGCATCATTTTCTCGGGATGGAGTCCAGGTCAGACTAGACGTTGCGGCCGGGGCACTTGTCGATGCACGGGAAGGAGATTGGGCTTGTCGGTACTTGGAGAGCAGGCCCGCGACAGTCCTCATAATCGCACCAGAGTATAGCGGTGCGGAGGATGCTTCAGCTACCTGGAGCGTATGCGTTGAGAATGCAGCTGTGGTCTAG
- a CDS encoding NAD-dependent epimerase/dehydratase family protein, translating to MSEEVRPPGAILLTGSAGFIAGHVTRLLNQRFPNRRVVGLDIAETPASRCAVAVRGDLLDCDIASVIREQGVTHIVHLAALCKEPGFPWRDYFRVNAQGTDRLIDAASDCGVRSIVFTSTMMVFAAGPSRRAEDDLCDPDTAYGMSKLLAERSLLQWQSSAPRRRLSIIRPGVVFGPGDYGNMTRLVHAVRRRSFAFMGRSDTKKGCIYVTDLAELIVSSLAAGESSEILHAVYPEETSIRDIVQAIADAWGIRRSPPTVPYGLALALASIVALFDPLGRRFAIHPRRIQKLYNDTNISTKRLVSRGWKPQFTLEDAFRDWRARQ from the coding sequence GTGAGCGAAGAAGTTCGTCCTCCCGGAGCCATTCTCCTTACGGGTTCTGCGGGATTCATCGCCGGACATGTCACGCGCTTGCTGAACCAGCGGTTTCCTAATCGGCGCGTAGTCGGTCTCGACATCGCTGAAACACCTGCAAGCCGCTGCGCGGTAGCAGTGCGCGGGGATCTGCTCGACTGCGACATTGCAAGTGTAATCCGCGAGCAGGGTGTAACTCACATCGTCCACCTTGCAGCGCTGTGCAAGGAGCCGGGGTTTCCCTGGCGTGACTATTTCAGGGTGAATGCTCAGGGAACCGACAGGCTGATAGACGCAGCAAGCGATTGCGGCGTCCGGTCGATTGTATTCACAAGCACGATGATGGTGTTTGCCGCAGGACCGTCACGCCGCGCTGAGGATGACCTCTGCGACCCCGACACAGCGTACGGCATGAGTAAGCTCCTCGCGGAGCGCTCTCTGTTGCAGTGGCAGTCCAGCGCTCCGCGTCGACGACTAAGTATTATTCGCCCGGGAGTGGTGTTCGGCCCTGGCGACTACGGAAATATGACGCGCCTAGTTCATGCTGTTCGCCGCCGTTCCTTTGCGTTCATGGGCCGAAGCGACACGAAGAAAGGCTGTATTTACGTGACAGACCTCGCCGAACTCATTGTCAGTTCACTCGCGGCAGGCGAGAGCAGCGAGATTCTGCACGCGGTCTACCCAGAAGAAACGAGCATTCGCGATATCGTGCAGGCAATTGCGGACGCCTGGGGAATCCGAAGATCGCCTCCGACAGTTCCGTACGGCCTCGCGTTGGCTCTCGCGTCCATCGTCGCACTGTTCGACCCACTCGGCCGTCGTTTCGCAATCCACCCGCGGCGCATCCAGAAGCTCTACAACGACACCAACATCTCGACAAAGCGACTTGTGAGCCGAGGGTGGAAGCCGCAGTTCACGTTAGAAGACGCCTTCCGCGACTGGCGCGCGAGGCAGTGA
- a CDS encoding exopolysaccharide biosynthesis polyprenyl glycosylphosphotransferase, whose translation MRLVALVTLDLGVFVMLRGAVRLLRDEAVYGTAVAQSLASVFPKGILGGVNFSVALVLGLMMFGAYGRGDQRRDVARIAKGSALAVALSLWATLWVDTTHVVLLQGLLILALLWSAISIGRLAFDAAVKLVFQTPADGDPMVFVGDRTDEEARAVHDLLLGRNRGRHTRWVNLPQRGDPNELEPADALTVVHDALSTENADTLVLCGEYSPAVFEAIVEVGIASGIRVLAVPRVSGVVQERTDLVWYGGSAFVELTVPALRGWQLFVKRAVDIAGSLVGLTMLSPLFAVVAVAIKLDSKGPVLFSQERVGYAGRVFRVFKFRTMRADADEIKQQLAHLNASGDPRLFKIPGDPRITKLGRFLRKWSIDEFPQLWNVLIGDMSLVGPRPFFEADLKDYLEHHFARLGAKPGITGLWQVKGRSSVTDFEEVVRLDREYIERWSMALDLWILMLTLPAVLRGRGAF comes from the coding sequence GTGCGGCTCGTCGCGCTGGTGACGCTGGACCTCGGGGTGTTCGTGATGTTGCGCGGCGCGGTGCGTTTGCTTCGCGATGAGGCCGTGTACGGCACTGCGGTGGCGCAGTCGCTGGCTTCGGTGTTCCCGAAGGGGATCCTCGGCGGCGTCAACTTTTCCGTGGCGCTGGTGCTCGGGCTGATGATGTTTGGCGCGTATGGCCGCGGCGACCAGCGTCGCGACGTCGCGCGCATCGCGAAGGGTAGCGCGCTGGCGGTGGCGCTCTCGCTGTGGGCGACGCTCTGGGTGGATACCACGCACGTGGTGCTTCTGCAGGGCCTCTTGATCCTGGCCCTGCTGTGGAGCGCGATTTCAATCGGGCGCCTGGCCTTCGATGCTGCGGTGAAGCTGGTTTTCCAGACGCCGGCCGATGGCGATCCGATGGTGTTCGTGGGCGATCGGACCGACGAGGAAGCACGGGCGGTTCACGACTTGTTGCTCGGCCGGAACCGCGGGCGGCACACACGTTGGGTGAACCTGCCGCAGCGTGGGGATCCGAACGAGTTGGAGCCGGCGGACGCATTGACGGTCGTCCACGATGCGCTGTCCACGGAGAACGCCGACACCCTCGTTTTGTGCGGTGAGTACAGCCCTGCCGTCTTCGAGGCGATTGTCGAGGTGGGAATCGCGTCTGGTATTCGTGTGTTGGCGGTACCGCGGGTGAGCGGTGTGGTTCAGGAGCGCACGGACCTCGTCTGGTACGGCGGGAGCGCGTTCGTGGAGCTGACGGTACCCGCCCTTCGCGGCTGGCAGCTGTTTGTGAAGCGCGCGGTGGACATTGCGGGATCGCTCGTTGGCTTGACCATGCTTTCGCCATTGTTCGCAGTCGTGGCCGTGGCGATCAAACTCGACTCCAAGGGGCCCGTACTTTTTTCGCAGGAACGAGTGGGATACGCGGGCCGTGTATTCCGCGTCTTCAAGTTCCGCACGATGAGAGCGGACGCCGACGAGATTAAGCAGCAACTCGCGCACTTAAACGCGAGCGGAGATCCTCGACTCTTCAAGATTCCCGGAGACCCAAGAATCACGAAGCTTGGCCGATTCCTCCGCAAGTGGAGCATCGACGAGTTTCCGCAGCTGTGGAATGTTCTCATCGGCGATATGTCCTTAGTTGGACCACGACCGTTCTTCGAAGCCGACCTCAAGGATTATCTCGAGCACCATTTCGCGCGACTGGGAGCAAAGCCGGGCATTACAGGCCTCTGGCAGGTGAAAGGGCGTAGTTCGGTGACGGACTTCGAAGAAGTCGTGCGCCTGGATCGTGAGTACATTGAGCGCTGGTCTATGGCACTTGACCTCTGGATTCTGATGTTGACACTCCCTGCGGTCCTTCGCGGTCGGGGTGCATTCTAA